The following coding sequences are from one Saccopteryx bilineata isolate mSacBil1 chromosome 3, mSacBil1_pri_phased_curated, whole genome shotgun sequence window:
- the LOC136329167 gene encoding eukaryotic translation initiation factor 1-like, translated as MSAIQNLHSFDPFADASKGDDLLPAGTEDNIHIRIQQINGRKTLTTIQGISDDYDKKKLVKAFKKFACNGTVIEHPEYGEVIQLQGDQRKNICQFLVETDWLRTAS; from the exons ATGTCTGCTATCCAGAACCTCCACTCTTTTGACCCCTTTGCTGATGCAAGTAAGGGTGATGATCTGCTTCCTGCTGGCACTGAGGATAATATCCATATAAGAATTCaacagat AAACGGCAGGAAGACGCTTACTACTATCCAAGGGATCTCTGATGATTACGATAAAAAGAAACTAGTGAAGGCGTTTAAGAAATTTGCCTGCAATGGTACTGTAATTGAGCACCCAGAATATGGAGAAGTAATTCAGCTACAGGGTGACCAGCGCAAGAACATATGCCAGTTCCTGGTAGAGACGGACTGGCTAAGGACGGCCAGCTGA
- the THEMIS2 gene encoding protein THEMIS2 isoform X1 → MEPVSLQDFVCALDPASLPRVLRVCSGVYFQGSIYEISGNECCLSTGDLIKVTQIRLSKVVCENPGTGQTIELDPSFKGQFSPLTGPQSYGTLEELVSTLIQSSKQLPIWFMSTHRINTKAKAVPAEQPLMLEAVEMYLGTCSARCVLGTETEMVVLHLPLSTKGSFWELETGDPRTLQQVLQDPALKSLLFTCPVLPWRFLTLTPQYEIQAIMHMRRTIVSIPSTLEVDVEDVTATSEHMHFIQPLMLSEVLVRGGPFPLTTEILEVPDGPPNFLSPWVGSLRKGQRLCIYGLASPLWRVLASTKGRKVPRYFMISGAYQGKLRRRPREFSTVYDLLGAFQPGQPLRVVAMKDCEGDELEIPGFTSLAMGDRLEVLGPGQVHGAHGGDIDVLMCHRLNDQAGEEEEEEYEEEAEDAEQIVLPLYFSGGFVEEMSDSRRYSLADLTAQFSLPCEVKVVTKDTSLPADSLPSFPGLRLEEKITEPFLVVGLDSEPGMCFEVAPRWLDLTVVEADKQPGWPAGPLPVATVDELTDTFYYHLRKLPASDSQSPPPRPPKRQDHSKQKKQSSQERSLKSFSVPEVQQPPLMPRLKKIPPEVTKDKSNTYSKISASKKGLQPTKFNTPDLNDDDEHDYEEVMESFRKTL, encoded by the exons GCTCCATCTACGAGATCTCTGGAAACGAGTGCTGCCTCTCCACCGGGGACCTGATCAAGGTCACCCAGATTCGCCTCAGTAAGGTTGTCTGTGAGAACCCAGGGACAGGCCAGACTATAGAGCTGGACCCCAGCTTCAAGG GCCAGTTCAGTCCCCTCACCGGCCCCCAGAGCTACGGAACCCTGGAGGAACTGGTCTCTACGCTGATCCAGAGCTCCAAGCAGCTGCCCATCTGGTTCATGTCGACCCACAGAATTAACACAAAGGCCAAGGCGGTCCCTGCGGAGCAGCCGCTCATGCTTGAGGCTGTGGAAATGTACCTGGGGACCTGCTCCGCCCGCTGTGTGCTGGGCACGGAGACAGAGATGGTGGTTCTGCACCTGCCCCTGTCCACGAAGGGGTCCTTCTGGGAACTGGAGACTGGTGACCCGCGGACCCTGCAGCAGGTCCTGCAGGACCCGGCCCTGAAGAGCCTCCTGTTCACTTGCCCCGTTCTACCCTGGCGCTTCTTGACCCTGACGCCCCAGTATGAGATCCAAGCCATCATGCACA TGCGCAGGACCATCGTCAGCATCCCTTCTACCCTGGAGGTTGACGTGGAGGACGTCACCGCCACCTCTGAACACATGCACTTCATCCAGCCGCTGATGCTGAGTGAGGTCCTGGTCCGGGGAGGCCCATTCCCCCTGACCACAGAGATCCTGGAAGTTCCGGACGGGCCTCCCAACTTCCTCAGCCCGTGGGTGGGCTCCTTGCGGAAAGGCCAGAGGCTTTGCATCTATGGCCTGGCTTCGCCACTCTGGCGGGTCCTGGCCTCAACCAAGGGCCGGAAGGTGCCCAGATACTTCATGATCTCTGGGGCCTACCAGGGCAAACTGCGGCGACGGCCACGAGAGTTCTCCACCGTCTATGACCTCCTGGGTGCTTTTCAGCCAGGCCAGCCACTGCGAGTGGTGGCCATGAAGGACTGTGAGGGCGATGAGCTAGAGATTCCTGGGTTCACCTCCCTGGCTATGGGAGACAGGCTGGAGGTGTTGGGGCCTGGGCAGGTTCACGGGGCCCACGGTGGGGACATAGATGTCTTGATGTGCCATCGGCTCAATGACCAggctggggaggaagaggaggaagagtatgaagaggaggcagaggacgCAGAACAGATTGTGCTGCCCCTCTACTTCTCTGGTGGCTTCGTGGAGGAGATGAGTGACAGCCGGCGGTACAGCCTGGCTGATCTGACCGCCCAGTTCTCACTGCCCTGTGAGGTCAAGGTGGTCACCAAGGACACCAGCCTGCCTGCTGACTCTCTGCCCTCCTTCCCGGGCCTGCGGCTGGAGGAGAAGATCACCGAACCCTTCCTGGTGGTCGGCCTGGACTCCGAGCCTGGGATGTGCTTCGAGGTCGCTCCCCGATGGCTGGACCTGACTGTTGTGGAGGCCGACAAGCAGCCAGGCTGGCCAGCTGGGCCTCTCCCCGTAGCCACAGTGGACGAGCTGACAGATACCTTCTATTATCACCTTCGGAAGTTACCAGCCTCTGATAGCCAATCACCCCCACCCAGGCCCCCGAAGCGTCAGGACCACAGCAAGCAGAAGAAACAGAGCAGCCAGGAGAGAAGCCTCAAG tCTTTTTCAGTCCCAGAAGTGCAGCAGCCCCCTCTGATGCCCAGACTCAAGAAGATCCCGCCAGAGGTCACAAAGGACAAGTCAAATACCTACAGCAAGATCTCTGCTTCTAAGAAGGGTCTCCAGCCCACGAAGTTTAACACACCGGATCTGA atgatgatgatgagcaTGATTACGAAGAAGTAATGGAGAGCTTCCGGAAAACCCTCTAG